The Raphanus sativus cultivar WK10039 chromosome 2, ASM80110v3, whole genome shotgun sequence genome includes a region encoding these proteins:
- the LOC108842907 gene encoding phosphatidylinositol-3-phosphatase myotubularin-2 isoform X1 — MTAPRNSSRRLRSLRYSSEKMEGTGSWDVLEWTKLDPASWSSSFSNLDCLLDSERITFECCGVILINTGEVGTLLLTNFRILFLSEGTRDPLPLGTIPLVAIEKFNKMVLKAQSSRHHSAKNPPKRLLQVTGKDMRIIVYGFRPGTKQVKLLTLLFLYISAFLFEAYMVLLDSIGVILQRRSLVDALLRCSNPERVWDLYAFTCGPSKFGNTNPKERLLDEYFRLLGKSSSRASMNMIEDGSFAVSNDFWRITDLNSNYNLCQTYPFALMVPKSISDEELTQASTFRAKCRLPVISWCHPGSGAVIARSSQPLVGLMMNMRSNFDEKLVASFCTQLSGNKGAPRKLYIADARPRKNALANGAMGGGSESSSNYLQSEIVFFGIDNIHAMRESFSRLRDYLDMHGTTSSDGTSSFLRHGGWTWGGGNLSSMSASVSLLGESGWLSHIQSILAGVAWIAARVAMESASVLVHCSDGWDRTTQLVSLACLLLDPYYRTFAGFQALIEKDWLAFGHPFSDRIGMPNVAGSGSFELPIQSSSASSFPSSPVRQTSGSAASQSPGSSHGLNNYAPIFLQWVDCVSQLMRMYPCAFEFSPTFLVDFTDCLLSCRFGNFLCNSEKEREECGISEASGCLWAYLTDLRSFGGASHAHCNPLYDPSKYNGPLLPPAAALAPTLWPQFHLRWACPVEPDAAETEVQCRAMSIKHLEMKKGKEEAERKIDALSSTVESLSEELRKERNISRAARESAKRAIKERGVISRALQSLGCKVNFTKNGECTLEVEEGPQKCSHSIPQKQKDVAESFSSVSEEKVCEALLCPLRAREGTCRWPDAGCCAQTGSQFVGLKANFEAFDKLSIYDSYFTAE, encoded by the exons ATGACGGCGCCGAGAAATTCCTCCAGGCGATTACGATCGCTGCGATATTCTTCGGAGAAGATGGAAGGTACCGGAAGCTGGGACGTGCTTGAATGGACTAAACTCGAT CCAGCTTCTTGGTCAAGCTCTTTCTCAAATTTGGATTGCTTGCTGGACTCTGAGAGGATCACCTTCGAG TGTTGTGGAGTTATACTAATTAACACCGGTGAAGTGGGGACCCTCTTACTCACAAATTTCCGTATTCTGTTTTTG AGTGAAGGAACTAGAGATCCTCTTCCACTTGGTACAATTCCGCTCGTGGCTATCGAGAAGTTTAACAAAATG GTGCTGAAAGCTCAATCAAGCAGACATCACTCCGCCAAGAATCCACCAAAGCGTCTTTTACAGGTCACTG GCAAAGATATGAGGATAATTGTCTATGGTTTTCGCCCTGGAACCAAGCAGGTGAAACTTTTGACTCTCCTTTTCCTGTATATTTCTGCATTTCTTTTTGAAGCCTATATGGTCTTACTTGATTCTATTGGTGTAATTTTGCAGAGACGTTCTCTAGTTGATGCACTATTGAGATGTAGCAATCCAGAGAGAGTATGGGATCTTTATGCTTTTACATGTGGGCCTTCCAAATTCGGTAACACAAACCCAAAGGAAAGATTGCTTGATGAATATTTTCGACTTCTCGGAAAAAGTTCGTCGCGAGCGTCAATGAATATGATTGAAGATGGTTCATTCGCAGTTTCCAATGACTTTTGGCGGATAACTGACTTGAACTCGAATTATAACTTGTGTCAGACTTATCCGTTTGCTTTGATGGTTCCAAAATCCATTAG TGATGAAGAGCTGACCCAAGCGTCTACATTCCGAGCAAAATGTCGCTTGCCCGTGATCTCGTGGTGCCATCCTG GAAGTGGAGCTGTGATTGCTCGCTCTTCACAACCTTTAGTTGGTCTGATGATGAACATGAGGAG TAACTTTGATGAGAAACTTGTTGCTTCATTCTGCACTCAGTTATCTGGTAACAAGGGAGCACCACG GAAGCTTTACATCGCAGATGCAAGACCTAGGAAAAATGCATTAGCAAATGGAGCAATGGGAGGAGGCTCAGAATCATCTTCAAATTATTTGCAATCTGAA ATTGTATTCTTTGGGATAGACAACATACATGCAATGCGAGAGAGCTTTTCCCGCCTTAGGGATTATTTAGATATGCACGGTACAACATCATCCGATGGGACGTCATCATTCTTG agACATGGTGGCTGGACTTGGGGTGGAGGTAATCTTAGTAGTATGTCTGCTTCAGTATCCTTACTTGGAGAAAGTGGTTGGTTGAGCCACATTCAGAGCATCTTAGCTGGTGTGGCTTGGATTGCTGCACGTGTTGCTATGGAGTCAGCATCAGTTCTTGTGCACTGCAG TGATGGATGGGACAGAACAACTCAGCTGGTTTCTCTTGCATGCTTATTGCTTGATCCATACTATAGAACATTTGCTGGGTTTCAG GCTCTCATCGAAAAGGATTGGTTAGCATTCGGTCACCCATTTTCAGATCGTATAGGAATGCCAAACGTTGCCGGATCTGGTAGTTTTGAATTaccaattcaatcttcttctgCTAGTAGTTTCCCTTCATCTCCAGTGCGGCAAACTTCAGGATCAGCAGCTTCTCAATCGCCTGGCTCTTCACATGGTCTGAACAACTATGCTCCTATATTTTTGCAG TGGGTTGATTGCGTTTCACAGCTAATGCGGATGTATCCTTGTGCTTTCGAGTTTTCTCCG acTTTCCTGGTAGATTTCACGGACTGCTTGCTTTCATGTCGTTTTGGGAACTTTTTGTGCAACAG TGAAAAGGAGAGGGAAGAATGTGGGATTTCTGAAGCTAGTGGATGCCTATGGGCTTACTTAACTGATTTGCGTTCATTTGGTGGAGCTTCTCATGCGCATTGCAATCCACTTTATGATCCTTCAAAATATAACGGCCCATTGTTACCTCCTGCTGCAGCTCTAGCCCCGACTCTCTGGCCCCAGTTCCATCTTCGCTGGGCCTGCCCTGTGGAACCGGATGCTGCAGAAACCGAGGTCCAATGTAGAGCCATGTCTATTAAGCATTTAGAGATGAAAAAG GggaaagaagaagcagagaggAAGATAGATGCTTTATCCTCTACCGTGGAGTCGCTGAGCGAAGAGTTgcgcaaagaaagaaatataagcCGTGCAGCTAGAGAATCAGCAAAGAGAGCTATCAAAGAGCGAGGGGTCATATCGAGAGCCCTGCAATCACTAGGCTGCAAGGTGAACTTCACAAAGAACGGAGAATGTACACTTGAAGTAGAAGAGGGGCCACAGAAATGTTCTCACTCGATTccccaaaaacaaaaagatgtcGCAGAATCTTTCTCATCAGTGAGTGAAGAAAAAGTTTGTGAAGCATTGTTGTGTCCACTGCGTGCAAGAGAAGGAACTTGTCGATGGCCTGATGCGGGTTGTTGTGCTCAGACCGGGAGCCAGTTTGTTGGGTTGAAAGCAAACTTCGAGGCGTTTGATAAACTCTCCATTTACGACAGCTACTTCACAGCTGAATGA
- the LOC108841873 gene encoding 3-ketoacyl-CoA synthase 19 produces the protein MEIFSLPSLFLLSTLFVFYIIKFLNKRNRRNCYMLHYECFKGKDERKLDTETCAKVVERNKHLGLEEYRFLLRTMASSGIGEETYGPINVLQGREASPTLLDAYSEMDEIMFDTLDKLFHKTKGFVSPSDIDILVVNVSLFAPSPSLTSRVINRYKMREDVKSFNLSGLGCSASVISIDIVQRIFETRENAFALVVSTETMGPHWYCGKDRSMMLSNCLFRAGGSSVLLTNAARFKNRALMKLVTVVRAHVGSEDEAYSCCMQMEDKDGHPGFLLTKYLKKAAARALTKNLQVLLPRVLPVKELIRYAIVRALKRRTTTKRESTSSGIGLDLKTGLQHFCIHPGGRAIIEGVGTSLGLTEFDIEPSRMALHRFGNTSSGGLWYVLGYMEAKKRLKKGDKILMMSMGAGFESNNCVWEVLKNLDGKNVWEDSMDRYPELSKIPNPFVEKYDWINDDTMSFIRV, from the coding sequence ATGGAGATCTTCTCACTACCTTCTCTGTTCCTTCTCTCCACACTCTTCGTCTTCTACATCATCAAGTTTCTCAACAAAAGAAACCGAAGAAACTGTTACATGCTTCACTACGAGTGCTTCAAGGGCAAAGACGAGAGAAAACTCGACACCGAGACATGTGCCAAAGTCGTTGAACGAAACAAGCACTTAGGTCTCGAAGAGTACAGGTTTCTTCTACGTACGATGGCTAGTTCAGGCATAGGAGAAGAAACCTACGGCCCAATAAACGTCCTCCAAGGCAGAGAGGCCTCTCCTACTCTCCTCGACGCTTACTCCGAGATGGACGAGATCATGTTCGACACCCTAGACAAGCTTTTCCACAAGACAAAGGGCTTTGTCTCTCCTTCGGATATAGACATTCTCGTTgtcaacgtctctctcttcgcTCCATCTCCTTCTCTAACCTCACGTGTCATCAACAGATACAAGATGAGAGAAGACGTCAAGTCCTTCAACCTCTCGGGCCTCGGGTGTAGCGCGAGCGTTATATCGATAGATATAGTCCAACGCATATTCGAAACGCGGGAAAACGCGTTTGCGCTCGTGGTTAGCACCGAGACGATGGGTCCTCACTGGTATTGCGGTAAAGATAGGTCGATGATGTTGTCAAACTGTTTATTCCGAGCTGGAGGAAGCTCTGTGCTGTTAACCAACGCGGCTAGGTTCAAGAACAGGGCTTTGATGAAGCTAGTGACCGTGGTACGTGCACACGTGGGGTCTGAAGACGAGGCTTACTCGTGCTGCATGCAGATGGAGGACAAAGATGGTCACCCAGGTTTCCTCCTAACCAAGTACCTTAAAAAAGCAGCTGCTCGTGCCCTAACCAAGAACCTCCAAGTCCTCCTCCCAAGAGTCTTGCCTGTCAAGGAACTGATCAGGTACGCGATAGTACGTGCGCTTAAACGAAGAACCACCACAAAAAGAGAGTCTACGAGCTCTGGAATAGGTCTAGACCTGAAGACAGGGTTGCAACATTTTTGTATTCACCCTGGAGGAAGAGCTATTATCGAAGGGGTGGGAACAAGCTTAGGGCTCACGGAGTTCGACATAGAGCCATCGAGAATGGCACTTCATAGGTTCGGTAATACGTCATCTGGTGGTTTATGGTATGTTCTTGGTTACATGGAAGCTAAGAAGAGGCTAAAGAAAGGTGACAAGATCCTAATGATGAGTATGGGAGCTGGGTTCGAGTCTAACAACTGTGTTTGGGAGGTTCTTAAGAATCTTGATGGTAAAAATGTTTGGGAAGATTCCATGGATCGATATCCGGAACTGTCCAAGATCCCTAATCCGTTTGTTGAGAAGTATGACTGGATCAATGACGATACCATGAGCTTTATTCGTGTTTGA
- the LOC108842907 gene encoding phosphatidylinositol-3-phosphatase myotubularin-2 isoform X2, which produces MTAPRNSSRRLRSLRYSSEKMEGTGSWDVLEWTKLDPASWSSSFSNLDCLLDSERITFECCGVILINTGEVGTLLLTNFRILFLSEGTRDPLPLGTIPLVAIEKFNKMVLKAQSSRHHSAKNPPKRLLQVTGKDMRIIVYGFRPGTKQRRSLVDALLRCSNPERVWDLYAFTCGPSKFGNTNPKERLLDEYFRLLGKSSSRASMNMIEDGSFAVSNDFWRITDLNSNYNLCQTYPFALMVPKSISDEELTQASTFRAKCRLPVISWCHPGSGAVIARSSQPLVGLMMNMRSNFDEKLVASFCTQLSGNKGAPRKLYIADARPRKNALANGAMGGGSESSSNYLQSEIVFFGIDNIHAMRESFSRLRDYLDMHGTTSSDGTSSFLRHGGWTWGGGNLSSMSASVSLLGESGWLSHIQSILAGVAWIAARVAMESASVLVHCSDGWDRTTQLVSLACLLLDPYYRTFAGFQALIEKDWLAFGHPFSDRIGMPNVAGSGSFELPIQSSSASSFPSSPVRQTSGSAASQSPGSSHGLNNYAPIFLQWVDCVSQLMRMYPCAFEFSPTFLVDFTDCLLSCRFGNFLCNSEKEREECGISEASGCLWAYLTDLRSFGGASHAHCNPLYDPSKYNGPLLPPAAALAPTLWPQFHLRWACPVEPDAAETEVQCRAMSIKHLEMKKGKEEAERKIDALSSTVESLSEELRKERNISRAARESAKRAIKERGVISRALQSLGCKVNFTKNGECTLEVEEGPQKCSHSIPQKQKDVAESFSSVSEEKVCEALLCPLRAREGTCRWPDAGCCAQTGSQFVGLKANFEAFDKLSIYDSYFTAE; this is translated from the exons ATGACGGCGCCGAGAAATTCCTCCAGGCGATTACGATCGCTGCGATATTCTTCGGAGAAGATGGAAGGTACCGGAAGCTGGGACGTGCTTGAATGGACTAAACTCGAT CCAGCTTCTTGGTCAAGCTCTTTCTCAAATTTGGATTGCTTGCTGGACTCTGAGAGGATCACCTTCGAG TGTTGTGGAGTTATACTAATTAACACCGGTGAAGTGGGGACCCTCTTACTCACAAATTTCCGTATTCTGTTTTTG AGTGAAGGAACTAGAGATCCTCTTCCACTTGGTACAATTCCGCTCGTGGCTATCGAGAAGTTTAACAAAATG GTGCTGAAAGCTCAATCAAGCAGACATCACTCCGCCAAGAATCCACCAAAGCGTCTTTTACAGGTCACTG GCAAAGATATGAGGATAATTGTCTATGGTTTTCGCCCTGGAACCAAGCAG AGACGTTCTCTAGTTGATGCACTATTGAGATGTAGCAATCCAGAGAGAGTATGGGATCTTTATGCTTTTACATGTGGGCCTTCCAAATTCGGTAACACAAACCCAAAGGAAAGATTGCTTGATGAATATTTTCGACTTCTCGGAAAAAGTTCGTCGCGAGCGTCAATGAATATGATTGAAGATGGTTCATTCGCAGTTTCCAATGACTTTTGGCGGATAACTGACTTGAACTCGAATTATAACTTGTGTCAGACTTATCCGTTTGCTTTGATGGTTCCAAAATCCATTAG TGATGAAGAGCTGACCCAAGCGTCTACATTCCGAGCAAAATGTCGCTTGCCCGTGATCTCGTGGTGCCATCCTG GAAGTGGAGCTGTGATTGCTCGCTCTTCACAACCTTTAGTTGGTCTGATGATGAACATGAGGAG TAACTTTGATGAGAAACTTGTTGCTTCATTCTGCACTCAGTTATCTGGTAACAAGGGAGCACCACG GAAGCTTTACATCGCAGATGCAAGACCTAGGAAAAATGCATTAGCAAATGGAGCAATGGGAGGAGGCTCAGAATCATCTTCAAATTATTTGCAATCTGAA ATTGTATTCTTTGGGATAGACAACATACATGCAATGCGAGAGAGCTTTTCCCGCCTTAGGGATTATTTAGATATGCACGGTACAACATCATCCGATGGGACGTCATCATTCTTG agACATGGTGGCTGGACTTGGGGTGGAGGTAATCTTAGTAGTATGTCTGCTTCAGTATCCTTACTTGGAGAAAGTGGTTGGTTGAGCCACATTCAGAGCATCTTAGCTGGTGTGGCTTGGATTGCTGCACGTGTTGCTATGGAGTCAGCATCAGTTCTTGTGCACTGCAG TGATGGATGGGACAGAACAACTCAGCTGGTTTCTCTTGCATGCTTATTGCTTGATCCATACTATAGAACATTTGCTGGGTTTCAG GCTCTCATCGAAAAGGATTGGTTAGCATTCGGTCACCCATTTTCAGATCGTATAGGAATGCCAAACGTTGCCGGATCTGGTAGTTTTGAATTaccaattcaatcttcttctgCTAGTAGTTTCCCTTCATCTCCAGTGCGGCAAACTTCAGGATCAGCAGCTTCTCAATCGCCTGGCTCTTCACATGGTCTGAACAACTATGCTCCTATATTTTTGCAG TGGGTTGATTGCGTTTCACAGCTAATGCGGATGTATCCTTGTGCTTTCGAGTTTTCTCCG acTTTCCTGGTAGATTTCACGGACTGCTTGCTTTCATGTCGTTTTGGGAACTTTTTGTGCAACAG TGAAAAGGAGAGGGAAGAATGTGGGATTTCTGAAGCTAGTGGATGCCTATGGGCTTACTTAACTGATTTGCGTTCATTTGGTGGAGCTTCTCATGCGCATTGCAATCCACTTTATGATCCTTCAAAATATAACGGCCCATTGTTACCTCCTGCTGCAGCTCTAGCCCCGACTCTCTGGCCCCAGTTCCATCTTCGCTGGGCCTGCCCTGTGGAACCGGATGCTGCAGAAACCGAGGTCCAATGTAGAGCCATGTCTATTAAGCATTTAGAGATGAAAAAG GggaaagaagaagcagagaggAAGATAGATGCTTTATCCTCTACCGTGGAGTCGCTGAGCGAAGAGTTgcgcaaagaaagaaatataagcCGTGCAGCTAGAGAATCAGCAAAGAGAGCTATCAAAGAGCGAGGGGTCATATCGAGAGCCCTGCAATCACTAGGCTGCAAGGTGAACTTCACAAAGAACGGAGAATGTACACTTGAAGTAGAAGAGGGGCCACAGAAATGTTCTCACTCGATTccccaaaaacaaaaagatgtcGCAGAATCTTTCTCATCAGTGAGTGAAGAAAAAGTTTGTGAAGCATTGTTGTGTCCACTGCGTGCAAGAGAAGGAACTTGTCGATGGCCTGATGCGGGTTGTTGTGCTCAGACCGGGAGCCAGTTTGTTGGGTTGAAAGCAAACTTCGAGGCGTTTGATAAACTCTCCATTTACGACAGCTACTTCACAGCTGAATGA